The Panicum hallii strain FIL2 chromosome 9, PHallii_v3.1, whole genome shotgun sequence genome has a window encoding:
- the LOC112873481 gene encoding inositol-tetrakisphosphate 1-kinase 1 codes for MASDAAAAAEPSSGDTQRPPHYAIGYALAPKKQQSFIQPSLVARAAARGMDLVPVDASRPLAEQGPFHLLIHKLYGDDWRAQLEAFAARHPAVPVVDPPHAIDRLHNRISMLQVVSELDHAADKDRTFGIPSQVVVYDAAALADSGLLAALRFPLIAKPLVADGTAKSHKMSLVYHREGLAKLRPPLVLQEFVNHGGVIFKVYVVGGHVTCVKRRSLPDVSPGDDASAQGSVSFSQVSNLPNERTAEEYYGEKSLEDAVMPPAAFVNQIAGGLRRALGLQLFNFDMIRDVRAGDRYLVIDINYFPGYAKMPGYETVLTDFFWEMVSKEDGVVQEKGSNHVSVK; via the coding sequence ATGGCCTCcgacgccgccgctgccgccgagcCCTCCTCCGGCGACACCCAGCGTCCCCCGCACTACGCCATCGGGTACGCGCTCGCGCCGAAGAAGCAGCAGAGTTTCATCCAGCCGTCGCTGGTGgcccgcgcggcggcgcggggcatgGACCTCGTCCCCGTGGATGCGTCGCGGCCCCTGGCGGAGCAGGGCCCCTTCCACCTCCTCATCCACAAGCTCTACGGCGACGACTGGCGCGCCCAGCTCGAGGCCTTCGCCGCGCGCCATCCGGCCGTGCCCGTCGTCGACCCGCCCCACGCCATCGACCGCCTCCACAACCGCATCTCCATGCTCCAGGTCGTCTCCGAGCTCGACCACGCCGCCGACAAGGACCGCACCTTCGGCATCCCCAGCCAGGTCGTCGTCTAcgacgccgccgcgctcgccgaCTCCGGCCTCCTCGCCGCGCTCCGCTTCCCGCTCATCGCCAAGCCCCTCGTCGCCGACGGCACCGCCAAGTCCCACAAGATGTCCCTTGTCTACCACCGCGAGGGACTCGCCAAGCTCCGCCCGCCGCTCGTGCTCCAGGAGTTCGTCAACCACGGTGGCGTCATCTTCAAGGTCTACGTCGTCGGCGGCCACGTCACCTGCGTCAAGCGCCGCAGCCTGCCAGACGTGTCCCCCGGGGACGACGCGTCCGCCCAGGGATCCGTCTCCTTCTCTCAGGTCTCCAACCTCCCCAACGAGCGCACCGCGGAGGAGTACTACGGCGAAAAGAGCCTCGAGGACGCCGTCATGCCGCCGGCCGCATTCGTCAACCAGATCGCGGGCGGCCTCCGCCGCGCGCTTGGCCTacaactcttcaacttcgacATGATCCGGGACGTCCGCGCCGGTGACCGCTATCTCGTCATTGACATCAACTACTTCCCGGGCTACGCCAAGATGCCGGGATATGAGACTGTCCTTACTGATTTCTTCTGGGAGATGGTCAGTAAGGAGGATGGTGTGGTCCAGGAGAAGGGGAGCAACCATGTCTCGGTGAAATAA